From the genome of Flavobacterium ovatum, one region includes:
- a CDS encoding leucine-rich repeat domain-containing protein, translated as MKIKIALLLILGFYFNSFAQSSEALAKYHFIKAQNAYGNGDNATAITNLNTCVSSLGKTNSKIEALYTYVYYNKKNYTKTKEHMTTYFKIASEDHSDYMKMISLLTVTNNKAKEEKEKQIEEQQDHKNWELAMATMTSEAFETYLLNSKNKIYRGEAEKYNSHKTVTKLLLLPDGYHNKVMSYLCVKDFASLKYYFNVTRLAATFTTKAIFHIPKDIDKLTKITEIDFSNDQLVSLPESIGNLKNLKSLTLEDNKLISLPESIGKLKNLETLYLHKNQLTSLPESIGNLTRLIDLRLDDNQLTSLVESIGNLNNLNRLIIGKNQLTSLPESFGKLQNLNSLYLYQNQLTSLPKSFEKLQSLNEIALGRNQLTNLPINIGSLKNLTKLWLDINQLTSLPESIGNLQNLKILCLHKNKLTSLPLEICKLTSLTRLDLDYNQLTSLPASLGNLNNLSTHLDLSHNENLTDLPMSMVRLTNPINIQTSKDQKKLNKALSNLKKTNSNITLQILE; from the coding sequence ATGAAAATAAAAATAGCACTACTATTAATTCTAGGCTTTTACTTTAACTCATTTGCTCAAAGTTCTGAAGCGTTAGCTAAATATCACTTTATAAAAGCACAAAATGCTTATGGAAACGGAGATAACGCCACTGCAATAACTAATTTGAATACTTGTGTTAGTTCCTTAGGAAAAACCAACTCTAAGATTGAGGCATTGTATACCTATGTCTATTATAACAAAAAAAATTATACAAAAACCAAAGAGCACATGACCACTTATTTTAAAATTGCTTCCGAAGACCATAGCGATTACATGAAAATGATTTCATTACTTACAGTGACCAACAACAAAGCCAAGGAAGAAAAGGAAAAACAAATTGAAGAACAACAAGATCATAAAAATTGGGAACTTGCCATGGCAACCATGACTTCTGAGGCTTTTGAAACCTACCTACTTAATTCAAAAAACAAAATTTATAGAGGGGAAGCCGAAAAATACAATTCTCATAAAACGGTCACAAAACTTCTATTACTACCTGATGGATATCATAATAAAGTGATGAGTTACTTATGTGTAAAGGATTTTGCTAGTTTGAAATATTATTTCAACGTCACACGTCTAGCTGCTACTTTTACTACTAAAGCAATATTCCATATACCAAAAGACATTGACAAACTCACTAAAATTACCGAAATAGATTTTTCAAATGACCAATTAGTTAGCCTTCCTGAAAGCATTGGAAACCTCAAAAACCTTAAGTCATTAACGCTTGAGGACAATAAATTAATTAGCCTACCAGAAAGTATTGGAAAACTTAAAAATCTTGAAACATTATATCTGCATAAAAACCAATTAACTAGCCTACCTGAAAGTATTGGAAATCTTACAAGGCTTATTGATTTAAGGCTTGATGATAATCAATTAACTAGCTTAGTAGAAAGTATTGGAAACCTTAATAACCTTAATAGATTAATCATTGGAAAAAATCAACTAACTAGCTTACCGGAAAGCTTTGGAAAACTTCAAAATCTTAATTCTTTATATCTTTATCAAAACCAACTAACTAGCCTACCTAAAAGCTTTGAAAAACTTCAAAGCCTTAACGAAATAGCTTTAGGCAGGAATCAATTAACAAACTTACCTATTAATATTGGTAGTCTTAAGAACCTTACCAAATTATGGCTCGATATAAATCAATTAACAAGCTTACCTGAGAGCATTGGAAACCTCCAGAATCTTAAAATACTTTGTCTTCACAAAAATAAATTAACAAGTCTACCTCTAGAAATTTGCAAACTTACGAGCCTTACTAGATTAGATCTTGACTACAATCAGTTAACAAGTCTACCTGCAAGTTTAGGAAATCTTAACAATCTTAGCACTCACTTAGATCTTTCTCACAATGAGAACTTAACGGATTTACCTATGAGTATGGTTCGTTTAACTAATCCCATAAATATACAAACATCTAAAGATCAGAAAAAATTAAACAAAGCACTATCTAATCTAAAAAAGACCAACTCAAACATTACGTTACAAATCTTAGAATAG
- a CDS encoding DUF2807 domain-containing protein — MKRISTILLLLFCATVTFAQNKERIKGSKSVITKLDNLSAFKSVEVGDNLEIYLEKGESPTLKIEADDNLHGIISSKIIDSVLYLNTTKEAYRFKKLIIHVTYTNALGLITAKDQSMINAIQELQLDTLKIKASNDAKLFLNVNTKNFSLEANDKTKTELNLKSVKGKIILSQNATLKSLVKTENFTCDLYQKSQAEIEGNTTNAKIRLDNNGIFTGKKFSCKNINLIAESYSNCSVNAETTISISANGKSEIQLLGNSKIEIINFSDEAKLLKKVK; from the coding sequence ATGAAAAGAATATCCACTATACTCCTATTGCTCTTCTGCGCCACTGTCACATTCGCACAAAACAAAGAAAGAATAAAAGGCTCAAAATCAGTCATTACCAAATTAGATAATTTATCCGCATTCAAAAGCGTGGAAGTGGGCGACAATCTTGAAATTTACCTTGAAAAAGGGGAAAGTCCAACTTTAAAAATTGAAGCCGACGATAACCTACATGGTATTATTTCGTCAAAAATAATAGATAGCGTGCTGTATTTGAATACCACTAAGGAAGCTTATCGCTTCAAAAAATTGATTATACATGTTACGTATACCAATGCTTTAGGATTGATTACCGCCAAAGATCAATCAATGATCAATGCGATTCAAGAATTACAGTTGGATACTCTAAAAATAAAAGCATCTAATGACGCCAAACTTTTCCTAAACGTCAACACCAAAAACTTTTCTCTGGAAGCCAATGATAAAACAAAAACAGAATTAAACTTAAAGTCCGTAAAAGGGAAAATTATTTTGAGTCAAAATGCGACTCTAAAATCGTTGGTAAAAACAGAGAATTTCACTTGTGATCTATACCAAAAATCACAAGCTGAAATTGAAGGAAATACTACCAATGCAAAAATAAGATTGGACAATAACGGAATTTTTACAGGGAAAAAATTCAGTTGCAAAAACATCAATTTAATTGCAGAAAGCTATTCCAACTGTAGCGTGAATGCAGAAACTACCATCTCAATTAGCGCAAACGGAAAATCTGAGATTCAGCTTTTAGGAAATTCCAAAATTGAAATAATTAATTTTTCAGACGAGGCCAAATTACTGAAGAAAGTTAAATAA
- a CDS encoding leucine-rich repeat domain-containing protein yields the protein MKKKYFLCALCTMAFGLMQAQTYFADGGITYEVISSVGLTAKVAVNQSLTGSVTIPSPVSDGTSSYTVTSVKAYAFSGSSITSIVLPSSVTSIESDAFANCMSLTSAALGAGVTSIGNAAFFKTGLTSILIPNSVTSIGSQAFFENENLTTVTMGNSVISIGTNAFAQAEGATSSISSIILPNTLLVIPNDAFANNTLLNSVTIGSAVTSIGSSAFFKTGLTSVSIPNSVTSIGSQAFFENLNLTSVTLGNSVSSIGIKAFAQPIDATSSISSISFPNSLLTIADDAFASNSLLATISFGNSITTIGNSAFYKTNLANITLPNSVTSIGNLTFFANVNLTTVTMGNSVSSIGSQAFAYCNPLNSFSITTTTPPSVTANTFEGLTLSNITLSAPSGTGYSTTAVWKDFHISGTLNVIDRELNNVVRVYPNPVSDYLNIVLPSQYQLNSASIFNIKGEHVIDTINDTINIESLSSGIYYILISTNKGEISKKFVKK from the coding sequence ATGAAAAAAAAATATTTTTTATGTGCATTATGCACAATGGCTTTTGGCCTAATGCAAGCACAAACTTATTTTGCCGATGGAGGTATTACATATGAAGTAATAAGTAGTGTCGGTTTAACTGCAAAAGTAGCGGTTAATCAATCATTAACTGGAAGTGTGACAATTCCGTCCCCAGTTTCAGACGGAACTTCTAGCTATACTGTGACTTCGGTAAAAGCATATGCGTTTTCTGGTTCTTCTATTACTAGTATTGTCCTTCCAAGCTCTGTTACTTCAATTGAGAGCGATGCCTTTGCAAATTGTATGTCATTAACTTCGGCTGCTTTAGGGGCTGGTGTTACAAGTATTGGAAATGCAGCATTTTTTAAAACTGGTTTAACGAGTATCTTGATTCCAAATTCGGTAACTAGTATTGGTAGTCAGGCATTCTTTGAGAATGAAAACCTAACAACTGTTACCATGGGAAATTCAGTTATATCTATTGGTACTAATGCATTTGCTCAGGCAGAAGGGGCGACTTCTTCTATTTCGAGTATAATTCTTCCAAATACTTTACTTGTAATTCCGAACGACGCCTTTGCAAATAATACACTTTTAAACTCAGTTACAATAGGAAGTGCAGTAACAAGTATTGGAAGTTCTGCATTTTTTAAGACAGGTTTAACGAGTGTGTCGATTCCAAATTCAGTAACGAGTATTGGTAGTCAAGCATTTTTTGAAAATTTAAATTTAACTTCAGTAACCCTAGGGAATTCTGTATCTTCGATTGGGATAAAAGCGTTTGCTCAACCTATTGATGCAACTTCATCTATTTCTAGTATCAGTTTTCCAAACAGTTTGCTTACAATTGCAGATGATGCTTTTGCAAGTAATTCTTTGTTAGCTACAATTAGTTTTGGAAACTCTATTACAACTATTGGAAATTCGGCATTTTACAAAACCAATTTAGCAAATATTACACTTCCAAATTCAGTAACTAGCATTGGTAACCTGACATTCTTTGCAAATGTAAACCTAACAACTGTTACCATGGGGAATTCAGTTTCGTCAATTGGTAGTCAGGCTTTTGCTTATTGCAATCCTTTGAATAGTTTTTCCATTACTACTACAACTCCGCCAAGTGTAACTGCAAATACTTTTGAAGGTTTAACTTTATCAAATATTACCCTATCAGCGCCTAGTGGAACTGGGTATTCAACAACAGCAGTATGGAAGGATTTTCATATATCTGGTACTTTGAATGTTATTGACAGAGAATTAAATAATGTGGTTAGAGTTTATCCAAACCCTGTAAGTGACTATTTGAATATAGTTTTACCAAGTCAATATCAATTAAATTCAGCTAGTATTTTTAATATAAAAGGGGAGCATGTGATTGATACTATAAATGATACTATAAATATTGAAAGTTTATCTTCTGGGATTTATTATATTTTAATATCAACAAATAAAGGTGAGATATCTAAAAAATTTGTAAAGAAATAA
- a CDS encoding AraC family transcriptional regulator — MSYAVSKDIKKLLELSKCGISFLSPTKYLIIEKIATIKGNTDFKSFLTFLEILHILSTSKDIKVLSSPPSANYNQNRESRRISLITNYIKNNYDSEIKLSKIAEMVNMSESAFSHYFKKRTSHSFTSYLQDYRLGVVTKLLTETDMSINEISYKAGFNSLSNFNRAFKKKHNISPKEFKLNYDREVSK, encoded by the coding sequence ATGAGTTACGCAGTATCAAAAGATATTAAAAAACTTTTGGAACTTTCAAAATGTGGTATATCCTTTTTAAGCCCTACTAAATATTTAATTATTGAGAAGATTGCTACCATCAAAGGAAATACAGATTTTAAATCATTTTTGACTTTTCTTGAAATACTTCATATTTTATCAACTTCCAAAGATATCAAGGTTTTGAGCAGTCCGCCGAGTGCCAATTACAACCAAAATAGAGAAAGTAGAAGAATTTCACTTATTACCAATTACATTAAAAATAATTATGACAGCGAAATAAAACTGTCAAAAATAGCTGAAATGGTAAATATGTCTGAATCAGCATTTAGTCATTACTTTAAAAAAAGAACAAGCCATAGTTTTACAAGTTATCTTCAAGACTATAGATTGGGAGTCGTAACCAAATTATTAACGGAAACTGATATGTCTATAAACGAAATATCATATAAGGCAGGCTTTAATTCACTTTCGAACTTCAACAGAGCTTTCAAGAAAAAACACAATATTTCCCCAAAGGAGTTTAAATTAAATTATGATCGAGAAGTTTCAAAATAG
- a CDS encoding T9SS type A sorting domain-containing protein — MKTKLLTFLLFLLISNAAQSQTNTTDYVSGVLGATFLTMNGTDMYVLGSENIYRIDTTINNPTPTTIYTVPNDFYLVNFTLNGNLFYIALENYIQSTDTFLGGKIISLDLNNLSSPAQDIYTTGEYISSITNNGSTIYITAETLLNPPSFEPFITHLDKIDASIPNPTAQVIVNNVTNTSVVKGNIIDNNIIYLSSIDDQKILTIDVSQNNPSVNTLVSSRFSRGLFKSGNDLYMSNGSLITKIDLTNPTVGSTDIAVNSTYQDTNNGSLFFANFRDVILVGNKIYATLQNQGRVVQAIDMTLSTNDFNNQLSNVFVYNKKNELYINGLNNQNHNIEIYTISGQKIVSKSISPTNNTIDINSLSTGIYILKIDNQFIQKIIKN, encoded by the coding sequence ATGAAAACAAAATTACTTACATTCTTGCTTTTTTTATTAATTTCAAATGCTGCTCAATCCCAAACAAACACTACAGATTATGTCTCTGGAGTTTTGGGTGCAACTTTTTTGACAATGAATGGAACCGATATGTATGTATTAGGTTCTGAAAATATTTATAGAATTGATACAACAATAAATAACCCTACACCAACGACTATTTATACAGTTCCAAACGACTTTTATTTGGTTAATTTCACACTCAACGGCAATTTATTTTATATAGCACTTGAAAACTATATCCAATCTACAGATACTTTTCTTGGAGGGAAAATAATATCACTAGATTTAAATAACTTATCTAGCCCAGCGCAAGACATCTATACAACTGGGGAGTATATAAGTTCTATTACAAATAATGGCTCTACTATTTACATAACAGCAGAAACATTATTAAATCCACCAAGCTTTGAACCATTTATAACGCATTTAGATAAAATTGATGCCAGCATTCCTAATCCAACAGCGCAAGTAATAGTTAATAACGTAACTAATACTAGTGTTGTGAAAGGTAATATTATTGACAACAATATTATTTATTTATCATCAATAGATGATCAGAAAATTTTAACAATTGATGTATCTCAAAACAATCCCTCAGTAAACACATTAGTAAGTTCTAGGTTTTCTAGAGGTCTATTTAAGTCTGGTAATGACTTATATATGTCTAATGGTAGTTTAATAACTAAAATTGATTTAACAAACCCTACAGTAGGTTCAACTGATATTGCAGTAAATAGTACATATCAAGACACTAATAATGGGAGCTTATTCTTTGCGAATTTTAGAGATGTTATTTTGGTTGGCAATAAAATATATGCAACCTTACAGAACCAAGGTAGAGTTGTACAGGCTATTGACATGACTTTATCCACAAATGATTTTAATAATCAACTTTCAAATGTATTCGTTTACAATAAAAAGAATGAATTATATATTAATGGCTTAAATAATCAAAATCATAATATTGAAATTTATACTATTTCTGGACAGAAAATAGTATCAAAATCTATATCTCCAACTAACAATACAATAGACATTAACAGTCTAAGTACTGGAATATATATACTCAAAATTGACAATCAGTTTATTCAAAAAATAATCAAAAATTAA
- the trxB gene encoding thioredoxin-disulfide reductase — translation MSDTIEKIKCLIIGSGPAGYTAAIYAARANMNPILYQGMQPGGQLTTTNEVENFPGYVDGVTGPEMMVQLQKQAERFGSDIRDGWATKVDFSGDIHKVWINDTIELHCETVIISTGATAKYLGLPSEQHYLKMGGGVSACAVCDGFFYRNQEVVIVGAGDSACEEAHYLSKLCKKVTMLVRSDQFRASKIMEERVRKTENITILMNHDTVEVLGDEQVVTGVKAKNKTTGEVFDIEATGFFVAIGHKPNTDIFKDFITLDETGYIVNTPGSSKTNVPGVFVSGDAADHVYRQAITAAGTGCMAALDAERYLAAKD, via the coding sequence ATGTCTGATACAATCGAAAAAATAAAATGTCTTATTATAGGTTCTGGACCTGCGGGCTATACCGCAGCAATTTATGCGGCTAGAGCCAACATGAATCCAATATTATATCAAGGAATGCAACCTGGTGGTCAATTGACAACTACAAATGAAGTTGAGAATTTTCCAGGATATGTTGATGGAGTTACGGGACCAGAAATGATGGTTCAGTTGCAGAAACAAGCTGAACGTTTTGGGTCAGATATCCGTGACGGATGGGCGACTAAAGTAGATTTCTCAGGTGATATTCACAAAGTATGGATTAACGATACGATCGAATTACACTGTGAAACGGTAATTATTTCTACTGGTGCAACAGCCAAATATTTAGGGTTGCCATCAGAACAACATTACTTGAAAATGGGTGGTGGTGTTTCTGCTTGTGCAGTTTGTGACGGATTCTTTTATAGAAATCAAGAAGTGGTAATCGTAGGAGCAGGAGATTCAGCTTGTGAGGAAGCTCATTATTTGTCTAAACTTTGTAAAAAAGTAACTATGTTAGTAAGAAGTGACCAATTTAGAGCTTCAAAAATAATGGAAGAACGTGTTCGTAAAACAGAGAACATTACTATTTTAATGAATCACGATACAGTTGAAGTTTTAGGTGACGAGCAAGTAGTTACTGGTGTTAAAGCTAAAAACAAAACTACAGGTGAAGTTTTTGATATTGAAGCAACTGGTTTCTTTGTTGCTATTGGTCACAAACCAAATACAGATATCTTCAAAGATTTTATTACACTTGATGAAACAGGATACATTGTAAATACTCCGGGTTCTTCAAAAACGAATGTTCCAGGTGTTTTTGTATCTGGTGATGCTGCAGATCATGTGTACCGTCAAGCAATTACTGCGGCTGGTACTGGTTGTATGGCTGCGTTAGATGCTGAAAGATATTTAGCGGCAAAAGATTAA
- a CDS encoding 7TM diverse intracellular signaling domain-containing protein translates to MLFFTYQLSAANSCLIPIDSLTTEKDNLLPFSTIYESTDDLDIITIDSLITHNKLVFAKQQASQGFSQKYYWIQFNIDWTNKTIPYLLELDNPHIDHVALYQKTEDKFTKIGHGGDRDQTFKDRSYINRRFIFPLINTNTQTTYFLMVDKRNASVSFPIWLWKKSDFESTESKQNIFFSVYFGIIFFFGITSLFTAVVIRKKVFFYYASYILSMSLYLFTALGFSFQFLYPNSENFNNYSRVILSVIIVLFTTLFLRCFLNIDKIAPKISRYFKVVNILLIVLTLSWICFAGLYKTYTIWLLNLSNIIFISIFICTHYAAYKAYKTKKTNVIVFFTAFSTMIIGVMAYLAVEYGVISEDIFSLNPILLGTGFEIVILSFLMIYQLIQILNTKTTLELQNQILEKNSKSLKAQNIELKKETEEFKNTSLRSKENILDNPKNIVLKSKAVLQLQDITHISSDSHYLEFYLTTKDNPEIDRNTFKNILNQLPETNFIQVHRSHIVNIDFLKIIKASELILKNGKSIPISRSFKTQVKELIVNS, encoded by the coding sequence TTGTTGTTTTTCACATATCAATTGAGTGCTGCAAATTCCTGCCTAATCCCAATTGATAGTTTAACTACCGAAAAAGATAATTTATTACCTTTTTCTACAATTTACGAATCAACTGACGATCTTGATATAATTACGATTGATAGTTTAATAACACATAACAAATTAGTATTTGCAAAGCAACAAGCCTCACAAGGGTTTTCTCAAAAATATTATTGGATACAGTTTAATATTGATTGGACAAACAAAACAATCCCCTATCTCTTAGAACTTGACAATCCGCATATTGATCATGTAGCACTTTATCAAAAGACCGAAGATAAATTCACTAAAATAGGACATGGTGGTGATAGAGACCAAACCTTTAAAGACAGAAGCTACATAAACAGGCGTTTTATTTTTCCCTTGATAAATACAAACACTCAAACAACTTATTTTTTAATGGTTGATAAGCGGAATGCATCCGTTAGTTTTCCTATATGGCTCTGGAAAAAATCTGACTTTGAAAGTACTGAGAGTAAACAGAATATTTTCTTTAGTGTTTATTTCGGAATTATTTTCTTTTTTGGAATAACATCTCTCTTTACTGCTGTAGTAATTAGAAAAAAAGTTTTTTTTTACTATGCTAGTTATATCTTATCGATGAGCTTATACCTTTTTACAGCATTGGGTTTTTCATTCCAATTTTTATATCCAAATTCCGAAAACTTCAACAATTATAGTCGGGTTATTTTAAGTGTAATTATTGTACTATTTACAACCTTATTTTTAAGATGTTTTTTAAATATTGATAAAATAGCACCTAAAATATCGCGCTATTTCAAAGTGGTAAATATTCTACTTATTGTACTTACATTATCATGGATCTGTTTTGCTGGTTTATATAAAACCTACACGATATGGTTACTCAATTTATCTAATATTATATTTATTTCGATTTTTATTTGCACTCATTATGCTGCTTATAAGGCATACAAAACAAAAAAGACGAATGTAATTGTTTTTTTTACTGCATTTAGCACTATGATTATAGGAGTCATGGCGTATTTAGCAGTCGAATATGGTGTAATTAGTGAGGATATATTTTCTTTAAATCCTATTTTATTAGGTACTGGTTTTGAAATAGTCATTCTATCCTTTTTAATGATTTACCAATTAATACAAATTCTAAACACAAAAACAACTTTAGAGCTTCAAAATCAAATTCTAGAAAAAAACTCAAAATCTTTAAAAGCTCAGAATATAGAACTTAAAAAAGAAACCGAAGAATTTAAGAACACTAGTTTACGATCAAAAGAAAATATTCTTGATAACCCCAAAAATATAGTTTTAAAAAGTAAAGCGGTTTTACAATTACAAGATATTACCCACATTTCATCAGATAGCCATTACCTCGAATTTTATCTTACCACTAAAGACAATCCCGAAATAGATCGAAATACTTTTAAAAATATCCTGAACCAACTTCCAGAAACTAATTTCATTCAGGTTCACAGAAGTCATATTGTCAATATTGATTTTTTAAAAATTATTAAGGCATCTGAGCTTATTCTTAAAAACGGGAAATCTATTCCAATTTCGAGAAGCTTCAAGACACAGGTTAAAGAACTCATTGTTAACTCATAA
- a CDS encoding LuxR C-terminal-related transcriptional regulator, giving the protein MNTKILNIYDEVFTSNTDFSNTIVEKHISKIKELDEFLPPSLSFFIVTNTAQNSFPFVSKNFEYNLGLDSELMKTMGVPYWMSHFHPEELELWVHILQDLMIYTMTEVAPKKRLRLSYTWNFRIKKADGNYVNLFEHQVPVLVDENYKPVIGIGHLTMIGEGEPMPLKATVKFLNENNEYETLLNKNYSQKLLTDGLTNRENDIIRYLALKKSSKEIAGILGISSHTVDTHRRNILKKLNINSTGELTGYVKTHQLY; this is encoded by the coding sequence ATGAATACTAAAATCCTTAACATATACGATGAAGTTTTTACCAGTAACACTGATTTTTCGAACACTATTGTAGAAAAACACATTAGCAAGATTAAAGAATTAGACGAATTTCTACCACCTAGTTTATCTTTTTTTATAGTTACAAATACGGCTCAAAACAGTTTTCCGTTTGTGAGTAAAAATTTTGAATATAATTTAGGTTTGGATTCTGAATTAATGAAAACGATGGGAGTCCCCTATTGGATGAGTCATTTTCACCCAGAAGAATTAGAGTTATGGGTCCATATACTACAAGATTTAATGATCTATACAATGACCGAAGTTGCACCCAAAAAACGACTTAGATTATCCTACACGTGGAATTTTAGGATTAAAAAAGCCGATGGGAATTACGTAAATCTGTTTGAGCACCAAGTTCCTGTTTTAGTAGACGAAAACTACAAACCAGTTATTGGTATCGGACATTTGACAATGATAGGCGAAGGCGAACCAATGCCGCTAAAAGCAACCGTAAAATTTTTAAACGAAAACAACGAATACGAAACCCTATTGAATAAGAATTATTCTCAAAAATTACTTACTGATGGTCTTACTAATCGCGAAAATGACATCATTAGATACCTGGCCTTAAAGAAAAGCAGTAAAGAAATCGCTGGTATCCTAGGCATAAGTTCGCATACCGTAGATACACACCGTAGAAATATTTTAAAGAAATTAAACATCAATTCTACTGGGGAATTAACAGGTTACGTAAAAACACATCAACTCTACTAA